One window of Trifolium pratense cultivar HEN17-A07 linkage group LG5, ARS_RC_1.1, whole genome shotgun sequence genomic DNA carries:
- the LOC123885698 gene encoding 5'-deoxynucleotidase HDDC2-like, giving the protein MGSGSRVLVSLCCCSSQLRFKSSFSASRVSSQMAAHSSSSSAITNPPSPSQSIDFLSICHRLKTTKRAGWLRKDVKDSESIADHMYRMGLMALIAPDFPGVDRDKCVKMAIVHDIAEAIVGDITPTDGIPKEEKSRREQEALDHMCRVLGGGSRAKEIAELWTEYEANSSPEAKFVKDFDKVEMILQALEYEDEQGKDLDEFFRSTAGKFQTEIGKAWASEIVSRRNKTK; this is encoded by the exons ATGGGAAGTGGAAGTCGAGTTCTGGTTTCTCTGTGTTGTTGTTCTTCTCAACTAAGATTCAAATCTTCATTTTCTGCTTCTAGGGTTTCTTCTCAAATGGCGGctcattcatcttcttcatccgCTATCACCAATCCTCCTTCTCCTTCTCAATCCATTGATTTCCTCTCTATATGTCATCGTCTCAAG ACAACTAAACGTGCTGGATGGTTACGAAAAGACGTAAAGGATTCTGAATCTATAGCTGATCATATGTATCGTATGGGTTTGATGGCTCTCATTGCTCCTGATTTTCCCGGCGTCGACCGCGATAa GTGCGTCAAAATGGCTATTGTTCACGATATTGCAGAAG CAATTGTTGGGGACATAACCCCGACAGATGGAAttccaaaagaagaaaaaagccGACGAGAACAAGAGGCACTGGATCATATGTGTAGAGTGCTTGGAGGTGGATCAAGAG CCAAGGAAATTGCTGAGTTGTGGACGGAATATGAAGCAAATTCTTCTCCAGAAGCCAAATTTGTCAAGGACTTTGATAAG GTGGAGATGATCCTTCAAGCCTTGGAATATGAAGATG AGCAAGGGAAggatttggatgaatttttccGGTCAACTGCTG GAAAGTTCCAGACTGAAATTGGCAAAGCCTGGGCATCAGAGATAGTATCAAGAAGGAATAAAACTAAATAG